The nucleotide sequence ATTTGAACCCGGAGGAAGATCAGGTTAGTATTAATTTGCTTCGAATCAacgaagaaataaataaatgctAAAATTCAATTCTTGTCTCGGTTCAGATTGTTTTCGAAGGAGATTCTTTGCATCTTCTGTGCGAGCTCGATGAACACTCAGCCGTTAAAAATAATGAGGAATTACATTGGACGTTAGAAGGTCAAGATCCTGTAGCTATGTTTCCGACATCAGTTCGTAGTTATTACGATAGAAACGAAGGCCTTAGCAAGTACGTAATTTCGTCATTATGATGAACGATTTCTGAGCTTGAtctaatttttggattttctgttAGTGTACTGATGATAGAAAATATTGTCGAGAAACACGCCGGTGAATGGAGTTGTCATTTTATATCACCTTATGTCAACAAATCCTCTTCTATTACGGTTGTCGTGATTTCAAAACGAACAACTTATTGTGATATAACTGGTAAAATTTGATaatcttacgttttttttttggcggtcTATTTCATCGAAGTCCTGTTGCTGAAATAATGTTATTTGATTTTAGTAACTGATACTAACAAAGGTCGATATATTTGGCCAGAAACCGTTTCTGGACGTAAGGTGAGCTTGCCTTGCGaactagaagaaaaaaatcaaccatttcCATATGCTACGTATTTCTGTGCAAGTAATGCAACTTGGTTTGACTTGAATACCAGTAACTGTCCTTATATGAGCAACATCACACGAATTTTACAAGAATCTTCAAAGGTAAACAAAAAACATGTCTTAATTACATTTGGAGGAGAAAAGTATCAAAAGTTTACACCATTTTTTACTGCTTTAGATGAATTTAACTCACGACAGATCTAGTTTAATCGAGAGTGCCGTCTCTTTACGTAACTTCACTTCGGAAAATGTACAGAATATGGCCAACGCTGTGGATTTTCTCTTCATTGTTACCACAATAGAAAATTACCTCCCTTATTTGGAAAAAGAACCAGAAGTAAGTgaatcttgatttttaaaaacctgcTGAACGACCTGTTACTCAtcttgatgatttttcagtTGGGCAAATATCTTATTGAGATTGTAAACTGTGCCTTAAAATTACCTCGTGAGTTCATGGAGAAGGCTCAGCAACAACATGCAGCTTGTTCAAGACTTCAAAATGCGATCGAAAATATACTGAAGTTCTCGTCAATGTCCGAATTCCATAATGTAAGTTACTGTTGTTAGCTTGATTGATTGTTTAAAAATGTCGATATTGATCAGTTTCTTCCATATGCAGGATGAATTGGTGATCAAGGAAATTCTTCTCAGTTCGGAGCAATTTCCGGGAATGACTTGTTCGTGGATTAAAGGTCCCAACGGTGTATTGGATAGTGTGAATTGTTCATTTACGAATAAAACTATACTTAAGGGACAGGTCAGTTGAATTTATCGCTGATAGTGttcgtttttgaaatgtattctaacgatgaaaaaaactttcaggATGTCGAAGCTTCTATTCAACTTCCTTCGACATTATTTCATCCCGAGTTTGAAATTATCCCTTCGTCTGATTACCATTTAATGGTAGCTATGTTCAGAGATAATCGATTATTTCCGGATAAAATTAGTTATAAAGAATCATCTTCGGTGTTTGCAATGAATCTGAGTACGTTTCGATTATACATAAGATTTACTGGAAtgattattatgaaaaattaattttgatgtgtttttttccctcagttGATATGAAAACAGATAAATTGGAAAAACCGATACAagtcaaagtgaaaaattatggtTACAGTGACCCAAAATTAGCCTGGTGGGATATGGAATTAGGTATATGGAGAACGGACGGATGTCGTATGCTAACCGGAGGAATGCAGAACTGGTTATCATTCCAGTGTAATCGTATGGGTTATTTTACCCTATTCAACGAACAAGACGACAAtatgcattttgaaaaagagtgaGTATTTCAAGTATTTGTGTAGGAGAATTAATTTGCCaatcagaaattaatttttggtaacgaATGGAATATAATTTTAGTGTTCTTAGGAAACcgatgtttaattttttgcatcCGTCGATTTATGTGGGCACTTTTATCAGCGTCACGTGTTTGCTGTTGGCTTCTGCGACGTATCTTTTCTGTTATTCGCATATccaaatgagtaaaaaaatgaaacattcgtTAGCCAATACGTGGTTATCGACGTCTTTACTTTTTCTTATATTTAGGtaagaaattttgagcattgaattCGAATGCTTACCATAGATAGTGAAAAATAGCTAATGACTGATGTGTATTTTACAGTGTTGGTATTCATCAAACTGAGCAAGATAAATTGTGCAAAGTTATCGGtttattaattcattatttCGTGCTGGCTACTTTATTTTGGATGGCAGTTACCATAAAGTGAGTATCAAAGCTGTCAATTATTaaagaatgataaaaatttttgattccttCTTGGAGATTTCTGTGTACTTAATCTCATTTCCCAGTAAAATAACCTATCTTTTTTAATTAACGTTTCAGAGCCTTATACAAACGTATCCAGAAATCAAACCCTTCGGTTTCAACTCCTTCGGAAGATATACCAGCCGATGTAACGATACAGAAACCCATTCTGGGCATTTACCTCGTAGGCTGGGGTATCCCATCGATAATCTGCGGTATCGCCGGAGCAGTCAATATCCGAGGATACTCGAGTTCTCGGTACTGTTTCTTGAATCCTGGTCCGGAACTCAGCACGGTTCTTATTCCTGCGAGTCTCGTGCTATTTTACCTACTGATAATGTGTCTGCTGGTAAAATGCGCTACCGGTAGTCCGGATTCCAATCCTCAGTTATCCGTCGGCACTCAAGCCATAGATTTAGAGCTGCTCGACGGAGGAGGTAGAAACTCGTTTACGCAGGAACGTTGTAGCGTTCGTAGCATCACAACACCGTCTAGTCAAGCCGAAGATACAGAGCATTCGCCGGGCAGACAACTAAAAGCGTTCGTTATCTATCTAGTCCTTTACCTTTTGGCTACGGTTAGCGCAGCTTTATGCGTAATGCTGCCTTTAAGGTGGCCCTACGAAGAGAAAATCTTCAGTTTTACGTACGCTTTGTTGTGCTTTCTGCTCGGATCATTTGTGATATTCTTCCACTGTTTTGCTCGTAACGATATCCGATCATCTTGGAGCGATTTACTCGGTTCTAGCAGGTTCCGAAAGTCGCCTCATATCATAGCTAATTCGCTCATACCTCCGGTCAGCTTCAGACCCGATAGTAACGATCCGGTCAGCGGTGTTGTATCGAAACCAGCCTCGGTGGAAGAGAATTCCGCCAAATCGGAGTTCATGAAACAAACACCGAATATAAACCTGGTCCGGTTACATCGTCAGCATTACCGAGGATGTAATACTCAAGAAGCTGATAACTTCTACAACCCTCATCAAAGCATCGTAGCcaagaaattcttcaaaaaacaacGCCGCAAAAGAAGCACTCTCCAGGTGCGTAAATGCCGCAGTGGTGGTAGCTCACCCGTATCAGCCGGACTATTCGAAGACAGCGCTAAAGCCACCGGAACTCGTACCGATGACGAAAATACTAAATTCCTGAGCAATTCCAACGAACAATACGACGAATTCAGCTCAGAAAAACATCCTTTAACATACGACGAACCGGATATCACCGGTTGCGAGGGTAAAACAGGTACCGAATCTGAGGCCACGTTCACTGTACCGGAGTACGCGGAGATTCAAGAACATTCCCTCAAATACGGCGCGCCACCTTATCAGGCGGAAACCAAAGAACAAATGTGCGGCACCAGTGATCGAGATTGGTGCAGTTGTGATGCCATATCAGATGTCAACTCCGAACCCACTTATAATTACGCTTATATTAAGAACGGATATGAATCTTCCAGATCCGTCATGTCCGATACTTCCAGTGTGAATAGTCATCTTTATACCGCCGTAGCGCCTGATGTGGTTAGTTCGTCTATGGATCGACACAGGCGAAGGTTTAATTATCGACCTCCTCCTAGAACTACGTATAGAACGGGTAGAGTGAATGTAAATAATGGCAATTTCCATGGTCCTCCTACTACCGCtgattttaaaagaagaagaaaagataTACTTTATAAAATACCGAAGGAGGTTAATCCCGCTCATTTTGGGCCGGAAGCCGATAAACTAGAACCGTAAGTATTTGCGGAGTTTACTCAATATTTGCACAATTATTCTTACgtcggtattttcaaaaatcgtctagCTTATTTTATCTTTGGGTGTATTTGGAATTTTCGTTTGGTTGAAAAATCTGATGATCGCTATTATTTGATatcttctcaaaatttcaaaattcaaacatctaaaccttgtgatcttttttgtgGGTGAGGAGAGAGTGAATGATTTTCACATCGTACGAGATTTACGAAGTTTTGATCGTTTCTTATTACAAAACGATCTACTTTCAATATTTACATACTTCTTGaatgagaatgtttttttttcttccataaaaaattCCGAATGTAATTATAATTACTTACTGTAAAAATAAGAAACAGCAAAAAATCAGGtcaaatgaaaatcattttattttatttgtgtgtttttttttcagttgtataATACGAACCACACACTATCCAGATATAGTATAAATGTTCGAGAAATTCTCACCCGGTGACTGCAGGATTACTTCGAAAATGTGATCACTTCACTCGTACGTATATTTCGCTTTAgggcgttcttttttttctcgttataaCTCTCAAAATATCGAGTAATATTTAAAGATTGTATTTTTATAATGGATGTAAGTGCTGTAAACGTTGagaaaaatcgttatttttgtgtaattttgttgtaccttgtacgtacttttttctgtattttgttAGCAGGAGAGGAACAAAGGGAATTGTGTGCTAGGAGGGCGTCAAATAAAATTGTCGATATTAAACCTTGATCTCTTACCCCAAATTGCTGGTAGTTATCTAAACCATTTTTAAATATTGGACAAATTTTTCTTACCAGCAAGGAAAAAATgacattccaattttttgatatttgtacAAAATACCACTAGATTGAATATTataattttactctttttttttttttgaagtgtcagaaatgtataaaaatgcCAAATCTTTGATATTTTAACGAAGTATTGCCATGATCGGGatcgtttcatttttctcctttttttgtttttttaatgcttaAAAGTTTacttaatttccatttttcattttttttacagaaatttcacttttttgagtttttttttgtattttttatgttttttgtatttgctattttt is from Planococcus citri chromosome 1, ihPlaCitr1.1, whole genome shotgun sequence and encodes:
- the Remo gene encoding adhesion G protein-coupled receptor A3 isoform X2, encoding MSMKLFIFVTSIILFHWRFEVTASCPGIPDTNCNCSSKAPKGNKNATTLVKLQMKCTHIERIEDLSFQKTLSSNISIPQLDLSDNNITVLPYESFVLTKLNKLDLGNNRINRIEKGAFLKLKILKTLILSNNKLETIDRETFEGLQSLENCDLGNNNINFIDSEAFSRLKNLKALTISNNQLEKLDKEMFEGLQSLERLKLANNRLITLPEEATLLTQLKYLDISGNPWVCSCDIWWLRTTTHIDVQEPRPTCVFPELRTEDSLSLLNTYQECSWERDPISDFSLHLNPEEDQIVFEGDSLHLLCELDEHSAVKNNEELHWTLEGQDPVAMFPTSVRSYYDRNEGLSNVLMIENIVEKHAGEWSCHFISPYVNKSSSITVVVISKRTTYCDITVTDTNKGRYIWPETVSGRKVSLPCELEEKNQPFPYATYFCASNATWFDLNTSNCPYMSNITRILQESSKMNLTHDRSSLIESAVSLRNFTSENVQNMANAVDFLFIVTTIENYLPYLEKEPELGKYLIEIVNCALKLPREFMEKAQQQHAACSRLQNAIENILKFSSMSEFHNDELVIKEILLSSEQFPGMTCSWIKGPNGVLDSVNCSFTNKTILKGQDVEASIQLPSTLFHPEFEIIPSSDYHLMVAMFRDNRLFPDKISYKESSSVFAMNLIDMKTDKLEKPIQVKVKNYGYSDPKLAWWDMELGIWRTDGCRMLTGGMQNWLSFQCNRMGYFTLFNEQDDNMHFEKEKPMFNFLHPSIYVGTFISVTCLLLASATYLFCYSHIQMSKKMKHSLANTWLSTSLLFLIFSVGIHQTEQDKLCKVIGLLIHYFVLATLFWMAVTIKALYKRIQKSNPSVSTPSEDIPADVTIQKPILGIYLVGWGIPSIICGIAGAVNIRGYSSSRYCFLNPGPELSTVLIPASLVLFYLLIMCLLVKCATGSPDSNPQLSVGTQAIDLELLDGGGRNSFTQERCSVRSITTPSSQAEDTEHSPGRQLKAFVIYLVLYLLATVSAALCVMLPLRWPYEEKIFSFTYALLCFLLGSFVIFFHCFARNDIRSSWSDLLGSSRFRKSPHIIANSLIPPVSFRPDSNDPVSGVVSKPASVEENSAKSEFMKQTPNINLVRLHRQHYRGCNTQEADNFYNPHQSIVAKKFFKKQRRKRSTLQVRKCRSGGSSPVSAGLFEDSAKATGTRTDDENTKFLSNSNEQYDEFSSEKHPLTYDEPDITGCEGKTGTESEATFTVPEYAEIQEHSLKYGAPPYQAETKEQMCGTSDRDWCSCDAISDVNSEPTYNYAYIKNGYESSRSVMSDTSSVNSHLYTAVAPDVVSSSMDRHRRRFNYRPPPRTTYRTGRVNVNNGNFHGPPTTADFKRRRKDILYKIPKEVNPAHFGPEADKLEPCIIRTTHYPDIV
- the Remo gene encoding adhesion G protein-coupled receptor A3 isoform X1; translation: MSMKLFIFVTSIILFHWRFEVTASCPGIPDTNCNCSSKAPKGNKNATTLVKLQMKCTHIERIEDLSFQKTLSSNISIPQLDLSDNNITVLPYESFVLTKLNKLDLGNNRINRIEKGAFLKLKILKTLILSNNKLETIDRETFEGLQSLENCDLGNNNINFIDSEAFSRLKNLKALTISNNQLEKLDKEMFEGLQSLERLKLANNRLITLPEEATLLTQLKYLDISGNPWVCSCDIWWLRTTTHIDVQEPRPTCVFPELRTEDSLSLLNTYQECSWERDPISDFSLHLNPEEDQIVFEGDSLHLLCELDEHSAVKNNEELHWTLEGQDPVAMFPTSVRSYYDRNEGLSNVLMIENIVEKHAGEWSCHFISPYVNKSSSITVVVISKRTTYCDITVTDTNKGRYIWPETVSGRKVSLPCELEEKNQPFPYATYFCASNATWFDLNTSNCPYMSNITRILQESSKMNLTHDRSSLIESAVSLRNFTSENVQNMANAVDFLFIVTTIENYLPYLEKEPELGKYLIEIVNCALKLPREFMEKAQQQHAACSRLQNAIENILKFSSMSEFHNDELVIKEILLSSEQFPGMTCSWIKGPNGVLDSVNCSFTNKTILKGQDVEASIQLPSTLFHPEFEIIPSSDYHLMVAMFRDNRLFPDKISYKESSSVFAMNLIDMKTDKLEKPIQVKVKNYGYSDPKLAWWDMELGIWRTDGCRMLTGGMQNWLSFQCNRMGYFTLFNEQDDNMHFEKDVLRKPMFNFLHPSIYVGTFISVTCLLLASATYLFCYSHIQMSKKMKHSLANTWLSTSLLFLIFSVGIHQTEQDKLCKVIGLLIHYFVLATLFWMAVTIKALYKRIQKSNPSVSTPSEDIPADVTIQKPILGIYLVGWGIPSIICGIAGAVNIRGYSSSRYCFLNPGPELSTVLIPASLVLFYLLIMCLLVKCATGSPDSNPQLSVGTQAIDLELLDGGGRNSFTQERCSVRSITTPSSQAEDTEHSPGRQLKAFVIYLVLYLLATVSAALCVMLPLRWPYEEKIFSFTYALLCFLLGSFVIFFHCFARNDIRSSWSDLLGSSRFRKSPHIIANSLIPPVSFRPDSNDPVSGVVSKPASVEENSAKSEFMKQTPNINLVRLHRQHYRGCNTQEADNFYNPHQSIVAKKFFKKQRRKRSTLQVRKCRSGGSSPVSAGLFEDSAKATGTRTDDENTKFLSNSNEQYDEFSSEKHPLTYDEPDITGCEGKTGTESEATFTVPEYAEIQEHSLKYGAPPYQAETKEQMCGTSDRDWCSCDAISDVNSEPTYNYAYIKNGYESSRSVMSDTSSVNSHLYTAVAPDVVSSSMDRHRRRFNYRPPPRTTYRTGRVNVNNGNFHGPPTTADFKRRRKDILYKIPKEVNPAHFGPEADKLEPCIIRTTHYPDIV